In Actinomyces marmotae, the DNA window GGCGCCACGGGGGCCGCAGGCTCGGCCGCGGGCCCCTCCGGGCGGGCGCCCGGGACGGCAGGCGCCTCGGGCACGGGCTCCGGGGCGGGCGCCTCGGGAGCCGGGGCCTCCGGCGCCGGGGGCACGGGCTGCATGGTCGGGGCCGTGGTCGGCTCCGCCGTGGGCGCGGGCTTGGGATCAGCGGTCGGAGCCGGAGCCGTGGGGTCGGCGGTCGGCGCCGGGGGCGCGGGCTTGGGGTCGGCGGTCGGCGCCGGGGCCGTGGGGTCAGTGGTTGGCGCCGGGGCCGTGGGGTCAGTGGTTGGCGCCGGGGGCGCGGGCTGCGTGGTCGGGGCCGTGGTCGGCTCCGCCGTGGGCGCGGGCTTGGGATCGGCGGTCGGCGCCGGGGCGGTGGGCCCGCTCGTGGGAGCGGGAGTGCTCGGCCGCGCGGTGGGCGCGTTGGTCGGCCGGGGAGCGGGCGCGCCCCCCGGGACGAAGGAGAACAGCCTCGACTCGGCCACGCCACCATCGGGCGAGGAGACCCGCAGGCGGAACCACCCGTTGTCCACAAGATCCTTCGTGGTCAGGTGGAAGAGGGACTCAGCGTCGATCATGGTGGAGAACGCGCCGTTCTCCATCTTGACCGGAATCGTGGCCTTGCGGTCGATCGCGCCCCCTCCACCGCGCAGGGCCACCGTCATGTTGACGGTGCCGTTGAGGGCATTGCCCTTCGCGTCGGCCCAGTTCGAGCCCTTGAAGGCAAGCGCCGTCGTGCCGAAGGAGCCCCCGTCGCCCAGACTGAGCCTGGGCTTCCCGGTGATCGCCCGAGGCGACGCCGCGGCGCTCGCGCTGGGAGAGGCGGACGGAACGCCGGAAGGCGACGCCTCAGGGGCCCCGTTAGCCGTGGCGGACGGGGAGGCTGACGGCGACGCGGAGAGTGACGCGCTCGGCGCGGCCGACGGGGAGGCGGTCGGCTCAGCGGACGCGGATGGCGACGGCGAGGCGGTGCCGCTCAGCGAGGGCGCCGCGCTGGATGTGGCGGAAGGAGCCGGAGGCGCGGGCGTCGGGGACTCGCCCGGGGCCGGCGTCGTGGCCTCGGGAGCGGGCGTCCTACGAGGGAACCCCTCAAGCCGCGGGGCCGGGCTCGGCGCCGCCGTCGCACGGCGAAGGTTGTTGACCCGCGGTCCACCCATGGGGGCCGGAGCCGGATCCACGGCATCGGAATCGGCCGCGGCCCTCAGGGGCTCCGCAACGCCGGCAGGGGCATCGGCGAGTGCCTCGACAGTGTCCCCGGAACGACCGACGATCTGGTCGATGGGGCGGTTGACCCGGGGGGTGGAAGCCTTAGCGCCGTCCACGGCGGCAGGGGCCGCCCCGGGGGCCTGAGCAGCCTTCGAGCCGAGCTCATCGGCTCCGGCGGTGGGGCTCACGGCGATAGAGCCGAGGCCGAGGCCCGCGGTGAGGACGATGCCCAGCGCCGCGGGTAGGACCATCGCGGCGCGGGTGGGCTCGAGGCCCGGACGGCACAGGGATCGGGACATCTCGGCGGGTGCGCTTCCTGTCTCAGGCGGGCCCGCCGTCTCCGACGGGCCCGGGAACGTCAAGACCGCTCGGGGCTGCGGTCATGTGGGTACATCCTTATATTACCGTCCGAGCCGCGCCATTGACGTGATCCCGCGGCAGATCAACTTCCGAGCGAAGGCCGATCGTCAGCGAGTCGTCGTCGACCAGGCGATTCTCTCACCGAGAGCTTGGCACATACCCGCAGGTGAGGAATGGTGCAACTCAACTCCAGGCGCACCCCTGAGACCTATATCACTTGTGACCTGTTGCAGCGAGTCCCGGTCCCCCTCCCACCCTCATCTACGCTGAGCCCAGGAGTGATCCGCGTCCTGAGAACCCCGTTCGGGACTCCCGCGCCCTTCCCCAAGCCCTCCCCGGGCATTCCCCGGGCCCTGCCGCCCCGCGGCGGCCGGCAGCGCATGGGAAGCGGCGCGGACGAGTGAGCCCGTGAGTCTGTGCGTCAAGCCCCTCAGCGCGCCCGCGCCTTCGCGCGGCGGGCGCCGGTGGGCGAGTGTGGTGGGCCAGGTGCGGCAAGAGAGGAGGCCGACCGGCGCTCCCCCACACTCCGCGAAGGCCTCACGGCCAGAACCTGGGAAGAACTCAATGACCACTCAGAACCCGTCCGCCTCCGACGAGCACGGGCCCCTCAGCCTCGACGACCTCTTCAGCGCCTCCGAGGAGGGGGTCGCCTCACCCGCCGCGGCGCGCGCCCGTGCTCACGGCACGACTATCTCAGCACTGTCCGCCGGCTCGTCCGCATCAGCGCCCTCCTTCGACACCCCGGCCTCCTCCGACACGCCCGAGGACCCCGAGGATGTCGAGCACGAGGATGAGGAGGACGACGTCGACCGCGCCCTGCCCGAGGCCGACCCCGAGGACGACGCGCCCGACGAGGCCGAGCACGCTGACGACGGCGCCGACATCGACGAGGAGGAGGTCGACGGCCACGCGCCCTTCGATCCCACCGACGACGATGACGAGGACGAGGACTCCGCCCGCGACGATGCCGGCGCGCCGGCCGAGGCCACCTTCTCCGATCTCGGCCTGCCCGCCGACCTGCTCAAGGCCGTCACCGACATGGGCTTCACCACCCCCACCCCCATCCAGCGCGAGGCCATCCCCGTGCTGCTCGGTGGGCGCGACGTCGTCGGCGTCGCCCAGACCGGCACCGGCAAGACCGCCGCCTTCGGCCTGCCCCTGCTCGACGCCGTCGACTCGCGCAACGGCACGGTCCAGGCGCTCGTCCTGGCCCCCACCCGCGAGCTGGCCATCCAGAGCGCCGACGCCATCACCGACATGGCCCAGCGCTCGCGCGGCCTCGACGTCGTCGCCGTCTACGGCGGCGCCCCCTACGGCCCCCAGATCGGCGCTCTCAACTCCGGCGCGCAGGTCGTCGTTGGCACGCCGGGCCGCATCATCGACCTCATCGAGAAGGGCGCGCTCGCCCTGGACGCGGTGAAGTACTTCGTCCTCGACGAGGCCGACGAGATGCTGCGCATGGGCTTCGCCGAGGACGTGGAGACCATCGCCGCCTCCCTGCCCTCCGGGCGCCGCACCGCGCTGTTCTCCGCCACCATGCCGCCCGCCATCGAGCGGGTGGCCGCCGAGCACCTCGTCGACCCCGCGCGCATCGAGGTCTCCCGCCAGTCCTCCACCGTCGATACGGTTCACCAGACCTACGCGGTGGTCCCCTTCCGCCACAAGATCGGCGCGGTGTCCCGCGTCCTCGCGGTCACCGAGGCGGAGGCCGCCATCGTCTTCGTGCGCACCAAGTCCACCGCCGAGGATGTCGCCATCGAACTGGCCGGGCGGGGCATCCAGGCCGCCGCGATCTCCGGTGACGTCCCCCAGCGCGAGCGCGAGCGGCTCGTCGAGCGACTGCGCGCCGGCGCCCTGGACGTCCTCGTCGCCACTGACGTCGCGGCCCGCGGGCTGGACGTGGACCGCATCGGGCTCGTCGTCAACTTCGATGTGCCCCGTGAGGCCGAGGCCTACGTCCACCGCATCGGGCGCACCGGCCGCGCCGGCCGCCACGGCGAGGCCGTCACCTTCCTGACCCCCAAGGAGAAGAGCAAGCTCCGCCAGATCGAGCGCCTGACCGGCACGCGCCTGGAGGAGATCACCCTGCCCTCCCCCGCCGACGTCTCCGCGCACCGCGCCCGCAAGCTCCTGGCCAAGGCCGCCGCCCGCCACGAGCGCGGCCGCCTGGGCATGTACGCCCCGCTCATCGCCGACACCACCGCCGAACTGGACATCGACGCCGAGGGGCTCGCCGCCATCCTGCTCGCCCTCGCGGTGGGCGACGAGGGACCGCAGCGCCGCCACGACGACGACCGCCCGCGCCGGGGCCGTGAGCGGCGCGAGGTGAGCGTCGACGACGAGGGCGCCTTCGTCTCGGCCAGTTTCGAGGGGGGCCGCGAGAACCGGCGTCGCGAGCGTCCCGAGGGCAGGCAGGGCGCCGCGCGCGGCGGGCGCCGCGAGCACGAGGGCCCCGGCACCGTCTACCGGATCGAGGTCGGCCATCGCGACCGGGTCATGCCCGGCGCGATCGTGGGCGCCCTGGCCAACGAGGGCGGGATTGAAGGCTCGGACATCGGCAAGATCGACATCCTCCAGTCCTTCTCCCTCGTCACCATCTACGCCGACCTGAGCCCCGAGCAGCTCTCCGTCATGGGCCGCGCGACCTTCGCCGGCCGTGAGCTGCGCATCCGCCCCGATGAGGGCCCGGGCCACGGCTGGTCCAGCCCCAATGACCGCGGCCGACGCGGGGAGCGGGACGATCACGGCTTCCGCGGCGGTCGGGGCGAGCGCGGCGGGCACCGCTGGGAGGACCGCGGCGAGCGCGGCGAGCGCGGCGATCGCGGCGATCGCGGCGATCGCGGCTTCCGCGGCCGCTACGAAGACCGCCGCGGCGGGTACCGGGACGATCGTGGCGGCCGTCGTTGGGAGGACCGCGGCGCCCGTCGTTGGGAGGACCGTGGCGGCCGTGACTCGGGCTTCCGGGACGACCGCGGCTACCGCTCCGGGCGCGACGACCGCGGGGGCAACCGCTTCGGGGGCAACCGCGGCGGCGGCTACCGTGGGAACCGCGACAACCGGGGGCCCTGGGGCTCGCGGCGCGATGACTCCTGAGCGGAGACGCCCGCGCTCAGGGCGATAAGGCGTGATCGCCCCCGGCCGGAGCACCGGCCGGGGGCGATCCGCGTCCCGGCCCCCAAGGCTTGACAGCCCCGACGCGCGGAGCAGCGCTGGTGGGGAGCTGGTTGGGACCCGTCAGCGCTCGTGCTGACTGAGGTCCGAGGCCATCGCGCCCAGTTCGTCCCAGCGCTCGCGCTCGGCGCGCAGGGGCTCGATGAGCCGTGAGTCGACGACGGCGTCGGTCGCCTGCCGCAGGCGCCTCCTGGCCCGGGCCGCGCGCCGTCCGGCGCCCGCGCGCACGGCCGCCACGCCGATGACCCCCAGCAGGGCGCCGCTGGCCAGGCCGCCTGCGAGGAGGACGACGGGCCAGGGCACGAGGCCCCAGCGGGGCGGCTCGACGACGATGAGCAGCAGGTCCCGCATGCCCCACAGCGCGACCAGCCAGAGTCCCCCGGCGATCGCCACAACCAGGGCGAGCCATTGGAGGGCTGAGGCGGCCGACCACCAGCGAGGAGCGCGCATCCCCAGGTCGGCTCGGGCGACGGCCGCGTCGAGCTCACGGCCGATCGCCTCGGCGCGCTCATCCATGCGCTGGAGCACGGCGTCCCGGGCCGTCCCCGGCAGGTGGGCGCTGGCGTCCGCGGCGAGCCGGTGCGCCTCGGTGCGCAGGAGCCCCACGGCCACGGGACTCGGCTCGGGCAGGGATGTGCGCGCGACGGCGTCGATGGGCTTGGGGCCCTCCCCCGCCCTGCTGGAGCGCGAAGGAGAGGCGCCCCGCAGGTGGAGGGCGGCGAGCGGATCGGCTCGGAATCGGCGGACCCATCGCACCGGCGGCCATCCGACGCTCAGCGCCCCGCGATGGATCGTGGCCGCGCGGACGGCGCTGGCGACGACCTCGGCACCAGCGGCGCGGAAAGCCGCCTCGGCGAGGCGACGGCCGTCAATGGGCGCCCCGGCCCCGCCGCCCCCGACGCGCTCGCTCAGACGGGTCGCGGCCCGGCGCGCATCGGCCCGCAGTCGGAGGGCTGAGGCGGTGCGCGCCTGGGCGATGCGCTCCAAGGCGCCTCTGAGGGCATCGATTCCCTCGCCGGTGCGGGCGGAGGCCAGGATCGGGGCGGCACCGGTCATGCCCTCACGGGCCAGGAGGCGGCGCAGGTCGGCGCTCACCTGCTCGCGTGAGGCGGCGTCGAGCCGGTCGGCCTGGTTGAGGACCACGAGGGTGACCTCCGCGTGGGCGGCCATGGGCGCGATGAAGTCCTTGTGGAGGACAGCGTCGGCGTACTTCTCAGGATCGAGCACCCACACGAGGGCGTCGACCTGGGCGGCCATACGCTCAGCGATAAGCCTGTGCTCGGGCGCGTCGGAGTCGACGTCGGGCAGGTCGAGGATGATCGCATCGGCGGGGACCGCCCCTGCCAGCGGCGCGACGACGCGATCATCAACGCCGAGCCAGTCCAGGAGCGCGGACGCCTCGCCATCGGCGCGCCCGGCGGCGCGCCCGCCCGGCAGGAGGGCGAGGGGGCGGGTGGTGGTGGGCCTGGTGACGGCGGTCCGGGCGATCGGCGCGCCGGCGAGCGCGTTGAGGAGGGAGGACTTGCCCGAACCGGTCGCTCCGGCCAGGGCGATGACGGTGCGCCCCGGTGCCAGTGACGCCCGCGCGCCCGCGCGCGCGACGATCTCGCGGGCCTCGTCGAGATCCTCTCCGAGGCCGAGCCCGTCACCGAGCTCGATGATCCTCCCCAGCGCCCCGAGCGCCTCCGCGAGGCTCTGGGCCGCGGGGTTCTCGCGCGTGGCGCGCCTGGCGCGCTCGGGCCCGGCCCCGCTCATGAGCGGCCCTCCCCGGTGACGCCGCTGGTGGCCTCCAGAGCGGAGGCGGCGGTGCGCGCGGCTCGTCTCAGCTCGGGGCCCGTGGGTGAGGGCTGGCGCAGGGCGGAGACCAGCGCCGTCGCCTGCTCGTTGACGAGCGCGTGGACGCGGGCGTCGAGGTCGATCTGCGCGCGCTCGGCCATGGCGCGCATGGCCTGGTCGCCGAAGATCGCCTCCAGCAGCCGCTGGGCGATGAGGGCGGTGCCCCCGGCGATACCGACCTCTCCCCCCGTCAGGCCCCCGGTGTGGGCGAAGACGACGATCATGAGGGCCACGCCGACCCCGTTGACGCCCAGTGAGATGAGCCGGGCGGTGAGGCGCTTGTCGGCGCCCTCGGCCCACACCAGGCCCAGGAGTTCTCCCTGCCACTCGTGGACGAGGGCGGTGGCCCGCTCGGTGAGGGCCTCCTGGCCGGGGAGCGCCGCGCGGGCGGTCTCCAGGGCGGGAGCGGCCGTGCCGGCCCGCTGCCAGGCTCGCTCAGTGGCGATCGAGGCGCGCTGGGCCTCGGCGACGATGAGGGTGGCCAGGGAGGACTCGATGGCGTCCTCGACGCGCTGGGCGGGGCCCGGCCGGCCGCGCAGCGCGGCGCTGAGGCGATCGCGGACGCGCCCGACGTGAGTCTCAAGCCCCTTGAGCATCCCGGAGGCGCCGATGTACTCCTGCCAGCGGGCCAGGACCTCGCCGCGCAGCATGGATCCGTCAGCGCAGGCGGCGCTGATCCGCCGCGCGGCCTCAGCGTGGGCGGTCAAGGCCGCCTCGGCGAGCTCGTGGCGCTCCTGGGCCTGGGCGTCGAGCTCGTCGGCCAGCAACTCGATCTGGGCCAAGGCGGCGCCCAGGGCCCCGGTGAGCGTCCGTCGGGCGACGCCGCGGCGGGCCTCGGCGTCGGCGGCCAGGGTGGTGAGCCAGTCCCGCAGGGGGGCGATGAGTGGGTCGGGCAGGAGGCCCTCGGCGTCCAGGGCGGTCTCGGGGATGGTGATGACGGGGGCCGTGGCGAGCCCGGCGGAGGCGAGGCGGCGCCGCAGGTCGGCCTCGACGTCGGCGGTGGCGCCGTCGGGGACGCGGTCGAGGACGACGGCGACGACGATGTCCCTCTCGGCGGCGGCCCGCAGGTGCTGCCAGGGGACGGCATCGGCGTAGCGGGCCGCGGTGGTGACGAACACCCACAGGTCGGCGGAGGCCAGGAGGGTGGCGGCGAGATCGCGGTTCTCGTCGACGACGGAGTCGACGTCGGGGGCGTCCAGGAGCGCGAGCCCCGGGGGCAGCTCGCGGCAGGAGCGGACCTCCAGCTCCCTCCAGGAGACGGGGGCCCCGCCGTCGTCGGGGGCGACCGGCGCGCTGGGCGGGGCGTCCTCGGGCACGCGCACGCGGGCCAGGGAGCCCAGGACCCTCTCGGAGGCGAACCAGGGCTCGTCGGCGGGGGCGTGGAGGAGCAGGGGGCGCCGCGTGGTCGGGCGGATGGCTGAGGCCGCGGCGACGCGCCTGCGGATGAGGGAGGACACGAGGGTGGACTTCCCGGCGCCCGTCGAGCCACCGACCACGGCGAGCAGTGGGGCGTCGATGCTGGCCAGGCGGGGCAGGATGTAGTCACCGAGCTGGTCGGCGACCAGGGCTGCGCGCGCGGCGGCCTCGGCCGCGCCGGGCAGCGCGTAGGGCAGGTCGATGAGGCCCAGTCGCGCCCCCAGCCCCTCCAGGGCGGTGGTGGCCGCCAGGGCGCCGGGGGCGGCGGGCTCGCCGATGCCGTCGGAGTGGCCCG includes these proteins:
- a CDS encoding DEAD/DEAH box helicase encodes the protein MTTQNPSASDEHGPLSLDDLFSASEEGVASPAAARARAHGTTISALSAGSSASAPSFDTPASSDTPEDPEDVEHEDEEDDVDRALPEADPEDDAPDEAEHADDGADIDEEEVDGHAPFDPTDDDDEDEDSARDDAGAPAEATFSDLGLPADLLKAVTDMGFTTPTPIQREAIPVLLGGRDVVGVAQTGTGKTAAFGLPLLDAVDSRNGTVQALVLAPTRELAIQSADAITDMAQRSRGLDVVAVYGGAPYGPQIGALNSGAQVVVGTPGRIIDLIEKGALALDAVKYFVLDEADEMLRMGFAEDVETIAASLPSGRRTALFSATMPPAIERVAAEHLVDPARIEVSRQSSTVDTVHQTYAVVPFRHKIGAVSRVLAVTEAEAAIVFVRTKSTAEDVAIELAGRGIQAAAISGDVPQRERERLVERLRAGALDVLVATDVAARGLDVDRIGLVVNFDVPREAEAYVHRIGRTGRAGRHGEAVTFLTPKEKSKLRQIERLTGTRLEEITLPSPADVSAHRARKLLAKAAARHERGRLGMYAPLIADTTAELDIDAEGLAAILLALAVGDEGPQRRHDDDRPRRGRERREVSVDDEGAFVSASFEGGRENRRRERPEGRQGAARGGRREHEGPGTVYRIEVGHRDRVMPGAIVGALANEGGIEGSDIGKIDILQSFSLVTIYADLSPEQLSVMGRATFAGRELRIRPDEGPGHGWSSPNDRGRRGERDDHGFRGGRGERGGHRWEDRGERGERGDRGDRGDRGFRGRYEDRRGGYRDDRGGRRWEDRGARRWEDRGGRDSGFRDDRGYRSGRDDRGGNRFGGNRGGGYRGNRDNRGPWGSRRDDS
- a CDS encoding GTPase; this encodes MSGAGPERARRATRENPAAQSLAEALGALGRIIELGDGLGLGEDLDEAREIVARAGARASLAPGRTVIALAGATGSGKSSLLNALAGAPIARTAVTRPTTTRPLALLPGGRAAGRADGEASALLDWLGVDDRVVAPLAGAVPADAIILDLPDVDSDAPEHRLIAERMAAQVDALVWVLDPEKYADAVLHKDFIAPMAAHAEVTLVVLNQADRLDAASREQVSADLRRLLAREGMTGAAPILASARTGEGIDALRGALERIAQARTASALRLRADARRAATRLSERVGGGGAGAPIDGRRLAEAAFRAAGAEVVASAVRAATIHRGALSVGWPPVRWVRRFRADPLAALHLRGASPSRSSRAGEGPKPIDAVARTSLPEPSPVAVGLLRTEAHRLAADASAHLPGTARDAVLQRMDERAEAIGRELDAAVARADLGMRAPRWWSAASALQWLALVVAIAGGLWLVALWGMRDLLLIVVEPPRWGLVPWPVVLLAGGLASGALLGVIGVAAVRAGAGRRAARARRRLRQATDAVVDSRLIEPLRAERERWDELGAMASDLSQHER
- a CDS encoding dynamin family protein; translated protein: MTTPGTPPGSPGHSDGIGEPAAPGALAATTALEGLGARLGLIDLPYALPGAAEAAARAALVADQLGDYILPRLASIDAPLLAVVGGSTGAGKSTLVSSLIRRRVAAASAIRPTTRRPLLLHAPADEPWFASERVLGSLARVRVPEDAPPSAPVAPDDGGAPVSWRELEVRSCRELPPGLALLDAPDVDSVVDENRDLAATLLASADLWVFVTTAARYADAVPWQHLRAAAERDIVVAVVLDRVPDGATADVEADLRRRLASAGLATAPVITIPETALDAEGLLPDPLIAPLRDWLTTLAADAEARRGVARRTLTGALGAALAQIELLADELDAQAQERHELAEAALTAHAEAARRISAACADGSMLRGEVLARWQEYIGASGMLKGLETHVGRVRDRLSAALRGRPGPAQRVEDAIESSLATLIVAEAQRASIATERAWQRAGTAAPALETARAALPGQEALTERATALVHEWQGELLGLVWAEGADKRLTARLISLGVNGVGVALMIVVFAHTGGLTGGEVGIAGGTALIAQRLLEAIFGDQAMRAMAERAQIDLDARVHALVNEQATALVSALRQPSPTGPELRRAARTAASALEATSGVTGEGRS